In the genome of Deltaproteobacteria bacterium, one region contains:
- a CDS encoding RimK family alpha-L-glutamate ligase, with the protein MGIEGLQADDRGFYIKNMPEDINRDGRDLLVALGYQLRRCPSVLSLGVRMNFADYSPEERALIRNASKVYFPTIFFADALDAMGKKTFPSVQCYRHLGDKIKQTLLFRLLDVPMLETRLFYGRQRKTKILDHFDLPCVGKMPVGSSKGEGVFLIKTEDDLEAYLSKTRIAYIQQYIPMERDVRVVILGKRIVHAYWKESAPGEFRTNVAKGGKILLDPVPEDILDLALDIAVRCNFDFVGLDMCEHQGKVFILEANMNFGTKGFKEAGINYRELLCNMVTSGEI; encoded by the coding sequence AACCGGGACGGCCGGGATTTGCTGGTTGCCCTGGGCTACCAGCTCAGGCGTTGCCCGTCAGTTCTTTCTCTCGGAGTGAGGATGAACTTTGCTGACTATTCACCAGAGGAGAGGGCCCTGATCCGGAATGCCTCCAAGGTGTATTTCCCGACCATATTCTTCGCGGATGCCCTTGATGCCATGGGCAAGAAGACTTTTCCCAGCGTGCAGTGCTATCGGCATCTGGGGGACAAGATCAAGCAGACGCTTCTTTTCCGTCTCCTGGACGTGCCTATGCTTGAGACCCGGCTGTTCTATGGCAGGCAACGGAAGACGAAGATCCTTGATCACTTTGATCTTCCTTGTGTAGGTAAGATGCCTGTCGGATCTTCAAAAGGGGAGGGGGTTTTTCTGATCAAGACCGAGGATGACCTGGAGGCGTATCTCAGCAAGACCAGGATAGCCTATATTCAACAATATATACCCATGGAAAGAGACGTCAGGGTAGTGATTTTGGGCAAACGCATTGTCCATGCCTACTGGAAGGAATCAGCTCCGGGAGAATTCCGCACCAATGTGGCCAAGGGGGGGAAGATCCTGTTGGATCCTGTCCCTGAAGATATCCTGGACCTGGCACTGGACATTGCTGTCCGGTGCAATTTCGACTTTGTGGGTCTCGATATGTGTGAGCACCAGGGGAAAGTTTTTATCCTTGAGGCGAATATGAATTTCGGTACCAAGGGGTTCAAGGAGGCCGGCATAAATTACAGGGAATTACTCTGCAACATGGTGACATCCGGTGAGATTTAG